One Conger conger chromosome 7, fConCon1.1, whole genome shotgun sequence genomic window, AAGAAAGATAAACTGACATGTACCGCCATTTCAGAGGTAGTGTGACTTGAGAGAATAAAGACATTCaaagtttgtgtgttttaaaaacatgcgagacagagtgacagccagacagacaaaaattattttcacctttttttAATTCCCAACTCCCAAGAGAACCTGTCAAGAGAAGGTGACAGAGAGCAACAGAGATAGAAgataaaatttaataaaaaaacgaCCAAAAGTGTTCAAATCAGATGATGGAGCTTGTGAGGGAGTTGCTGTCGGATGGTCGCTTATATTAGTCGATCTTTGGATGACGGAAGTCTTTGCCAGCAAACTTGGCCTTGTGTCCAAGCTCCTCCTCAATCCTGGGAAAAAATAGTTCAACACTGTGATTCCAAATATCTCAGGACATGGCACCCGtacataattaaatatatttacgTGGTTCAGCGCAAGGTCCAGTACTAGTTGTGTAGATTAGCTGTCGTCATTGGAGAACTGACTGAAGTCTGGAGGTTTGAATGGCACTGGCACTGTCTCATATGCTGAGCTGGAGAGTGccggggtcagaaagtaaaagtcctgctgtgtgtttcttccactcacgagctcagccagctgattttatGAATTagctctacctcctggctgaagaattgtgctgatTAGAGATCGAGGTGGCCGGAACAAAATGCTGGACATTTGCGTTCGGAGCCTGGAGATATGATGAAGTTTATTACAAAATGACTTCATCGTTTATTTAAGATGGGAAAATGGGAGTAAAGATGGCCAGTGGTGTCAGTGCCGGGCTCTGAAGCACCCGCATGGCCACAGGGTCGCTCCACCCACCTCATCATCTGGTTGTATTTGGCCAGACGCTCGGACCTGCAGGGGGCTCCGGTCTTGATCTGCGTGGCGCGGAGGAGAGGGTAGAGAGAGACGTGCTTAGACAGGGGTGCCCTGCTACACACTGGAGCCTGCCGCTCTGATAAAAGACTGATCAACTCAGGTGCCGTACCTGTCCTGTGCACAGGCCCACAACCAGGTCAGCGATGAAGGTGTCCTCAGTCTCTCCTGACCGATGGCTGACCATCACACCCCAGCCATTGGACTGAGCCAGCTTgcacctgcagacacagaccATTTAACCTAACATGGCTTTCTCATGCCTGGATGCACTCTGGTGTCCGCTACTCATGCCTGGATGGAGTCTCTAGTACCACCAAGATGGACTCTCTGGTTTTGATCACTCATGCCTGGCTGGACTATTTGGTACTAGTTACTAATGCCTGGACAGAGAGTCTGTTATCAGTTACTCATGCCTGAATGGAGTTTCTGGCATTTACTCATGCCCGGACAGATTCTGGTATGGGTTACTCACGCCTGGATGGACTCTGTGACGGAGCCGATTTGGTTGACTTTGAGGAGCAAGCAGTTGCAAGCCTTCTTCTCCACTGCGGTCTGGATGCGTTTGGGGTTGGTCACGGTCAGGTCGTCTCCCACGATCTGGATGCCCACTGATTCTGTGAACTCACTCCAGTGCTCCCAGTCGTCCTGGTCAAAGGGGTCCTCAATGGACAGGACTGGATGGGGGCGGTCagtcagtaacacacacagatcacactatccaaaaaaaaaacttcaggtAAATAAAATGGAGATAGAGTGGATTACACAGGTACGTTGGGCCACCTGGTTTCTTTGGTATGAACTGGCCACTGATTTCAGGGAGAAACACTGGCAGACACACCAGGCTTGAGTATAGACTGGGTAGTGTAATGGTCTACATCAGTGTTTCTTCAACTGTTGGTCTGGACCCAAGATGGGTTATGggagtgtatgaggtgtgtcCCAGAAGGAGTCTATCTGTAGTCCACTAGGCTAAGCTCATGATGTAAGCAGTGAAGCTGTGGCCTACCTGGGTAGTTCTTGATGAAGCTCTTGTAGAGATCTCCCAGCTCCTTTCCTGAGATGTAGCGTGAGGGGTCGTCGGGGGACTTGAAGTCCAGGTCGTATTTGCCGTCCCTGAAGAACTCGGATGCTGCCACGTCCATGCCGATGATGATCTTGTCTGGGTAGCCTGCCTTCTCAATGGCAGTCTTCAGCAGCTCCAGAGCTGGAATATGAACGGTACAGAGAGAGATACTTTTCTATTAAAATTCAGATTCAACCCCCTTGTAACCAAGGCATTTAAAGTATCGCCAATAAACTCACTACTAGGGTTCTAGTGGTCTCAGTGTCTGGCCACACAACGTTCATGAGGATTTCACAGAACAAATCCTTGAAAGTGGTCCCAAGGCGGCCTCACCCTCGTTGTTCTCCAGGATGTTGGGGGCGAAGCCGCCCTCATCGCCCACGTTGGTGGCGTCCTTGCCGTACTTGGCCTTGATGACGCTCTTCAGGTTGTGGTAGACCTCGGCGCCCATGCGCATGGCCTCGTGGAAGGAGGACGCGCCGACCGGCAGGATCATGAACTCCTGCATGGCCAGCTTGTTCCCGGCGTGGGAGCCGCCGTTGATCACGTTGAAGGCCTGAGCCCCGGGACAACCAATCACATCACAGCTCTCACCCGGGACAACCAATCACATCACAGCTCTCACCCGGGACAACCAATCACATTACAGCTCTCATCAATTTCGCACGTAGAAACAGTTTCAAAAACTTCACAAGAATAGATTTCAATTACATGGGAACTCTGTGGTGATACATGgggcaggcaaaaaaaaaacaccacagttATGAGATACTCAGGTCATAATACGACTGATAATtgccatcatcatcacaatgATCATTAAAAATACTAAAGAATCAAACAAAAACTGGAGATACTATGCTGTAATTTGTTTATTAGAGGTTTTCTGCATAATACTCTTCTACACTGCAATTAAACAGACAGGATTATCATCTACAATAGAAGTAAGGTGCTggttcaatcctgccctgggtgtattgaagtgtccctgagcaagacacctaacccctaaatgctcctgacgagctggttggtgccttgcatggcaggcaatcaCCTTTGGtatgtgcgtatgaatgggtgaatgagaagcatcaattgtacagcacttttgataaaggcgctatataaatgccagccatttaatAAAAGATCATTTTTTAATTCTTCTCCGTTTCTTAGCGGCAGTGCCATTCCTAAAATCCagggaatcccccccccccccccccttactggCACGGGCAGGATGACTTCCTTGTGTCCTGCCAGGTCGGCGATGTGACGGTACAGGGGCACGCCCTTCTCCGCAGCGCCCGCCTTGCACACGGCCAGAGACACGCCCAGGATGGCGTTAGCGCCAAACCgagctgagggagggagagagtgagacactcacacacac contains:
- the LOC133132637 gene encoding beta-enolase-like isoform X1, producing the protein MALRGLTNAVRMSITKIHAREILDSRGNPTVEVDLHTSRGCFRAAVPSGASTGIHEALELRDGDKTRYLGKGVQKAVEHVNKDIAPALLEKKLSVVEQEKIDKLMLELDGTNNKSRFGANAILGVSLAVCKAGAAEKGVPLYRHIADLAGHKEVILPVPAFNVINGGSHAGNKLAMQEFMILPVGASSFHEAMRMGAEVYHNLKSVIKAKYGKDATNVGDEGGFAPNILENNEALELLKTAIEKAGYPDKIIIGMDVAASEFFRDGKYDLDFKSPDDPSRYISGKELGDLYKSFIKNYPVLSIEDPFDQDDWEHWSEFTESVGIQIVGDDLTVTNPKRIQTAVEKKACNCLLLKVNQIGSVTESIQACKLAQSNGWGVMVSHRSGETEDTFIADLVVGLCTGQIKTGAPCRSERLAKYNQMMRIEEELGHKAKFAGKDFRHPKID
- the LOC133132637 gene encoding beta-enolase-like isoform X3 — translated: MSITKIHAREILDSRGNPTVEVDLHTSRGCFRAAVPSGASTGIHEALELRDGDKTRYLGKGVQKAVEHVNKDIAPALLEKKLSVVEQEKIDKLMLELDGTNNKSRFGANAILGVSLAVCKAGAAEKGVPLYRHIADLAGHKEVILPVPAFNVINGGSHAGNKLAMQEFMILPVGASSFHEAMRMGAEVYHNLKSVIKAKYGKDATNVGDEGGFAPNILENNEALELLKTAIEKAGYPDKIIIGMDVAASEFFRDGKYDLDFKSPDDPSRYISGKELGDLYKSFIKNYPVLSIEDPFDQDDWEHWSEFTESVGIQIVGDDLTVTNPKRIQTAVEKKACNCLLLKVNQIGSVTESIQACKLAQSNGWGVMVSHRSGETEDTFIADLVVGLCTGQIKTGAPCRSERLAKYNQMMRIEEELGHKAKFAGKDFRHPKID
- the LOC133132637 gene encoding beta-enolase-like isoform X2: MALRGLTNAVRMSITKIHAREILDSRGNPTVEVDLHTSRGCFRAAVPSGASTGIHEALELRDGDKTRYLGKGVQKAVEHVNKDIAPALLEKLSVVEQEKIDKLMLELDGTNNKSRFGANAILGVSLAVCKAGAAEKGVPLYRHIADLAGHKEVILPVPAFNVINGGSHAGNKLAMQEFMILPVGASSFHEAMRMGAEVYHNLKSVIKAKYGKDATNVGDEGGFAPNILENNEALELLKTAIEKAGYPDKIIIGMDVAASEFFRDGKYDLDFKSPDDPSRYISGKELGDLYKSFIKNYPVLSIEDPFDQDDWEHWSEFTESVGIQIVGDDLTVTNPKRIQTAVEKKACNCLLLKVNQIGSVTESIQACKLAQSNGWGVMVSHRSGETEDTFIADLVVGLCTGQIKTGAPCRSERLAKYNQMMRIEEELGHKAKFAGKDFRHPKID